One Streptomyces sp. NBC_01217 genomic region harbors:
- a CDS encoding CocE/NonD family hydrolase — MAGAALAAPLVLTGAASATAAGTAPYTVTPLEFTVQAGGRSCTVDADLYRPAGADAQHPVPAVLATNGFGGSKSDGSTDAIGKAFASLGYVGLVYSGLGFGKSGCLITLDDPAIDGRAAAGLVDFLAGTRAADDGTKADFVTKDGKGDPRVGMIGGSYGGAIQMATAAVDHRVDALVPLITWNDLAYALAPNNTGTRKSVSSDTAGVFKWQWTNGFYLLGEGQTLLGASLDPSRFGSLTCLHFAPRACDTIRLLNSGRYPADRTAAMLDYARGVSPVDYLGGVKAPTLLVQGQADTLFNLNEATATYRTLKAQGTTAKMIWQAWGHSGGQAPGELDLSQGDLETSYVGQRVLAWFDRYLQHRQNTDTGPEFAYYRDWKSGYGTAAAVPALSQKMYLSGDGKLVDNRSEVTRGSRQYANWLVPTSHSESSLAGLIGLPDPAPYDTKGTYLGWTSAPLTAAVDVVGAPKATLKVVSPKTERVQNSGDAADKLVLFAKVYDVAPDGTRTLVNRLVSPVRVPDVTRSFTVQLPGIVHRYEAGHRLEFAIAASDSAYLGNRGIKPVTVVSAPGDTGVLELPVVGGRVE; from the coding sequence ATGGCCGGAGCCGCGCTCGCCGCACCGCTGGTCCTCACCGGTGCGGCGAGCGCGACCGCCGCCGGGACCGCCCCGTACACCGTCACCCCACTGGAGTTCACCGTTCAGGCGGGCGGCCGGTCCTGCACCGTCGACGCCGACCTGTACCGTCCCGCCGGGGCCGACGCGCAGCACCCCGTCCCCGCCGTCCTCGCCACCAACGGCTTCGGCGGCAGCAAATCGGACGGCTCGACCGATGCCATCGGCAAGGCCTTCGCCTCCCTCGGCTATGTCGGCCTCGTCTACTCCGGCCTCGGCTTCGGCAAGTCCGGCTGTCTCATCACACTCGACGACCCGGCCATCGACGGCAGGGCGGCCGCCGGACTCGTCGACTTCCTCGCCGGGACGCGCGCCGCCGATGACGGCACGAAGGCCGACTTCGTCACCAAGGACGGCAAGGGCGACCCCAGGGTCGGCATGATCGGCGGCTCGTACGGCGGTGCCATCCAGATGGCCACCGCGGCCGTCGACCACCGCGTCGACGCCCTCGTACCGCTGATCACCTGGAACGACCTGGCCTACGCGCTCGCCCCCAACAACACCGGTACGCGAAAAAGTGTTTCGTCCGACACCGCCGGTGTCTTCAAGTGGCAGTGGACCAACGGCTTCTACCTGCTGGGGGAGGGGCAGACGCTCCTCGGCGCGAGCCTCGACCCGTCCCGGTTCGGCAGCCTCACCTGTCTGCACTTCGCACCGCGGGCCTGCGACACCATCCGGCTGCTCAACTCCGGCCGCTATCCCGCGGACAGGACCGCCGCGATGCTCGACTACGCACGCGGCGTATCACCCGTCGATTACCTCGGCGGGGTCAAGGCACCCACCCTGCTCGTACAGGGCCAGGCCGACACCCTGTTCAACCTGAACGAGGCCACCGCCACGTACAGGACCCTCAAGGCGCAGGGCACCACGGCCAAGATGATCTGGCAGGCCTGGGGGCACAGCGGCGGACAGGCGCCCGGTGAACTCGACCTGAGCCAGGGCGATCTGGAGACGAGCTACGTCGGACAGCGCGTCCTCGCCTGGTTCGACCGCTACCTCCAGCACAGGCAGAACACCGACACCGGGCCCGAGTTCGCCTACTACCGCGACTGGAAGAGCGGCTACGGCACCGCGGCCGCCGTGCCCGCCCTCAGTCAGAAGATGTACCTCTCCGGCGACGGCAAGCTCGTCGACAACCGTTCCGAGGTCACCCGGGGCAGCCGTCAGTACGCCAACTGGCTCGTACCGACGAGCCATTCGGAGAGCTCGCTCGCCGGACTCATCGGACTGCCCGACCCCGCGCCGTACGACACCAAGGGCACCTATCTCGGCTGGACGAGCGCCCCGCTGACCGCCGCCGTCGATGTCGTCGGCGCGCCGAAGGCCACGCTGAAGGTCGTCTCGCCGAAGACGGAGCGCGTACAGAACAGCGGGGACGCCGCAGACAAGCTCGTCCTGTTCGCCAAGGTGTACGACGTGGCGCCGGACGGCACCCGGACCCTGGTGAACCGGCTCGTCTCCCCGGTGCGCGTGCCCGACGTCACCCGTTCGTTCACCGTGCAGCTGCCGGGCATCGTGCACCGGTACGAGGCGGGGCACCGGCTCGAATTCGCGATCGCGGCGAGCGACAGCGCCTACCTCGGCAATCGCGGCATCAAGCCGGTCACAGTGGTCAGCGCCCCCGGGGACACCGGTGTGCTGGAGCTGCCGGTGGTCGGCGGCCGGGTGGAGTGA
- a CDS encoding amino acid transporter: MATTEHARTSRLQAWMLEGLSDMGKGSRQKPHAPPSQPVHKGQRWWRVMCLTGVDYFSTLGYQPGIAALAAGLLSPVATVVLVIVTLAGALPVYRRVAEESPRGEGSIAMLERLLSFWKGKLFVLTLLGFAATDFLITITLSAADASTHLVENPHLTDALYDKQMLITLILVALLGAVFLKGFLEAIGVAVVLVGIYLALNVVVTVAGLWHVITEGHVITDWSTALTAEHGNVFAMIGVSLLVFPKLALGLSGFETGVAVMPHVEGDPEDTEEKPTGRIRGTKKLLTTAAVIMSVFLIATSFITTVLIPEKEFESGGQANGRALAYLAHEYLGNIFGTVYDVSTIAILWFAGASAMAGLLNLMPRYLPRYGMAPHWARAVRPMVIVFTLVAFLVTWIFDADVDAQGGAYATGVLVLISSAAIAVTIAARKAGQRNWTIAFAVISAIFLYTTVVNVIERPDGVKIGACFIAGIILVSLLSRLARAFELRVTSVTMDGMAERFVRDVASRRIRFIANEPDNRDIAEYRHKIEQIRQDNDVPTPEDFVFVEVTVLDPSEFEAGLNVRGEVLHGRYRVLTLESSSVPNALAALLLHVRDTTGCTPHIYFEWTEGNPFTNFLRFFLFGQGEVAPVTREVLREAEPNRTRRPRVHVG; the protein is encoded by the coding sequence GCCGCCCTGGCCGCCGGGCTGCTGTCGCCTGTCGCCACTGTCGTGCTCGTGATCGTCACTTTGGCGGGCGCGCTGCCGGTCTACCGGCGGGTGGCCGAGGAGAGCCCGCGCGGCGAGGGCTCGATCGCGATGCTGGAGCGGCTGCTGTCGTTCTGGAAGGGCAAGCTGTTCGTCCTGACGCTGCTCGGCTTCGCTGCCACCGACTTCCTGATCACCATCACGCTGTCGGCGGCGGACGCCTCCACCCACCTGGTGGAGAACCCGCACCTGACCGATGCGCTGTACGACAAGCAGATGCTGATCACACTCATTCTCGTGGCGCTGCTGGGCGCGGTGTTCCTCAAGGGCTTCCTGGAGGCGATCGGCGTCGCGGTCGTGCTGGTGGGGATCTACCTGGCGCTCAACGTCGTGGTCACGGTGGCGGGGCTCTGGCACGTGATCACGGAAGGGCACGTGATCACCGACTGGTCGACGGCCCTGACCGCCGAGCACGGAAACGTTTTCGCCATGATCGGAGTGTCTCTGCTGGTCTTCCCGAAGCTCGCGCTCGGCCTGTCCGGCTTCGAGACCGGCGTGGCGGTCATGCCGCACGTCGAAGGCGACCCCGAGGACACCGAGGAGAAGCCCACCGGCCGTATCCGGGGCACGAAGAAGCTGCTGACCACCGCTGCGGTGATCATGAGCGTGTTCCTTATCGCCACGAGCTTCATCACCACCGTGCTCATCCCGGAGAAGGAGTTCGAGTCGGGCGGCCAGGCCAACGGCCGCGCACTGGCATATCTGGCACACGAGTACCTCGGAAACATCTTCGGCACGGTCTACGACGTCTCCACCATCGCCATCCTGTGGTTCGCCGGCGCCTCCGCCATGGCCGGTCTGCTCAACCTGATGCCGCGCTACCTGCCCCGGTACGGCATGGCCCCGCACTGGGCGCGCGCCGTGCGCCCGATGGTGATCGTGTTCACCCTGGTGGCATTCCTGGTCACATGGATCTTCGACGCCGACGTCGACGCCCAGGGTGGCGCCTACGCCACCGGCGTCCTCGTGCTGATCAGCTCCGCCGCCATCGCCGTCACCATCGCCGCGCGCAAGGCGGGCCAGCGCAACTGGACCATCGCCTTCGCCGTCATCTCGGCGATCTTCCTCTACACCACCGTCGTGAACGTCATCGAGCGCCCCGACGGCGTGAAGATCGGTGCCTGCTTCATCGCCGGGATCATCCTCGTCTCACTGCTTTCACGACTCGCCCGCGCCTTCGAACTCCGGGTCACCAGCGTGACCATGGACGGCATGGCAGAGCGCTTCGTGCGGGATGTCGCCAGCCGCAGGATCCGGTTCATCGCCAATGAGCCCGACAACCGCGACATCGCCGAGTACCGCCACAAGATCGAGCAGATCCGTCAGGACAACGACGTCCCGACCCCGGAGGACTTCGTCTTCGTCGAGGTCACCGTCCTCGACCCCTCGGAGTTCGAAGCGGGCCTGAACGTACGCGGCGAAGTCCTGCACGGCCGCTACCGCGTCCTGACCCTGGAGAGCTCCTCCGTCCCCAACGCCCTCGCCGCCCTGCTCCTTCACGTCCGCGACACCACCGGCTGCACCCCGCACATCTACTTCGAGTGGACCGAGGGCAACCCCTTCACCAACTTCCTCCGCTTCTTCCTCTTCGGCCAGGGCGAGGTCGCCCCCGTCACCCGCGAAGTCCTGCGCGAGGCCGAACCGAATCGAACCCGCCGGCCGCGTGTCCACGTCGGCTGA
- a CDS encoding carbon-nitrogen hydrolase family protein — protein sequence MTAPLTVAVAVAQPDCVHLDVAANAVIHAEAIGRSGARLVVFPELSLTGYDLAAPAVSPGDPRLGPVVTACREARATALVGAPVGDADGREYIATLAVTGEGASVVYRKMWLHGEEVNRFTPGEKPEVLVVDGLRLGLAVCYDAAVPEHAAATAALGIDVYAASTLYGPGPGQAARRDGHMGRVARDHGVWAVLATSAGPSGVYALTSGGSGFWAPDGTPALQAGQEPGAVVSTALGADRS from the coding sequence GTGACCGCACCGCTCACCGTCGCCGTCGCTGTCGCCCAGCCCGACTGTGTACATCTCGATGTCGCCGCCAACGCCGTCATCCACGCGGAGGCGATCGGCCGGTCCGGGGCGCGGCTGGTCGTCTTTCCGGAACTGTCGCTCACGGGATACGACCTGGCCGCCCCGGCCGTGTCCCCCGGCGACCCCCGCCTCGGTCCCGTCGTCACTGCGTGCCGCGAGGCGAGGGCGACGGCGCTGGTCGGGGCGCCGGTGGGTGATGCGGACGGGCGTGAGTACATCGCCACCCTGGCCGTCACGGGCGAGGGCGCGAGCGTCGTCTACCGCAAGATGTGGCTGCACGGCGAGGAGGTGAACCGCTTCACCCCGGGAGAGAAGCCCGAGGTCCTGGTGGTCGACGGCCTGCGGCTCGGGCTCGCGGTCTGTTACGACGCCGCCGTTCCCGAGCATGCCGCCGCCACCGCCGCGCTGGGCATCGACGTGTATGCGGCGAGCACGCTGTACGGCCCGGGGCCCGGGCAGGCCGCCCGGCGCGACGGGCACATGGGCAGGGTGGCGCGCGACCACGGCGTGTGGGCGGTGCTGGCCACCTCGGCGGGTCCGAGCGGGGTGTACGCCCTCACGTCGGGCGGATCCGGCTTCTGGGCGCCGGACGGAACCCCGGCCCTGCAGGCCGGACAGGAGCCCGGCGCCGTGGTGTCCACGGCCCTGGGCGCGGACAGGTCCTAG
- a CDS encoding S66 peptidase family protein: protein MTLAPLTRPARLRPGARIAVVSPSGPVPADRLDAGLDVLRGWGLDPVEMPHVRDVHPELDYLAGTDEARARDLQEAWCDPSVDAVICARGGYGVHRMVDLVDWAAMRAAGPKVFIGYSDITVLHEAFAQRMGLATLHGPMAGTETFLKDPDTQESLRATLFEPESVRTLGLPTARVLVPGRARGITYGGCVSLLAADIGTPHARASARGGLLVIEDTTEDPYSIDRILTQLLRAGALDGVAGVACGSWAGCGPYEKVRAVLADRLGPLGVPVVEELGFGHGPTALTIPLGVPAALDAPADGGPATLTVEVPALV from the coding sequence GTGACCCTCGCCCCCCTGACCCGCCCCGCCCGGCTGCGCCCCGGTGCCAGGATCGCCGTCGTGTCACCGAGCGGGCCGGTGCCCGCCGACCGCCTGGACGCGGGCCTGGACGTACTGCGCGGCTGGGGTCTCGACCCCGTCGAAATGCCCCATGTGCGGGACGTGCACCCGGAGTTGGACTATCTCGCCGGTACGGACGAGGCGCGGGCCCGGGACCTCCAGGAGGCCTGGTGCGATCCGTCCGTCGACGCCGTGATCTGCGCGCGCGGCGGCTACGGCGTGCACCGCATGGTCGACCTGGTCGACTGGGCGGCGATGCGCGCGGCCGGGCCCAAGGTGTTCATCGGCTACAGCGACATCACCGTGCTCCACGAGGCGTTCGCCCAGCGCATGGGGCTCGCCACCCTGCACGGACCCATGGCCGGCACCGAGACCTTCCTCAAGGACCCGGACACCCAGGAGTCCCTGCGGGCCACCCTGTTCGAGCCCGAGTCGGTACGCACCCTGGGTCTTCCCACAGCGCGGGTGCTGGTTCCCGGCCGTGCGCGCGGTATCACCTACGGCGGCTGTGTGAGCCTGCTCGCCGCCGACATCGGCACCCCGCACGCCCGGGCGTCCGCCCGGGGCGGGCTGCTGGTGATCGAGGACACCACCGAGGATCCGTACAGCATCGACCGCATCCTCACCCAGTTGCTGAGGGCCGGGGCGCTCGACGGGGTGGCGGGGGTGGCCTGCGGCTCCTGGGCGGGCTGCGGTCCGTACGAGAAGGTGCGGGCGGTCCTCGCCGACCGGCTCGGCCCGCTCGGCGTACCCGTCGTCGAGGAGCTGGGCTTCGGGCACGGGCCGACGGCGCTCACGATTCCGCTCGGGGTGCCCGCCGCGCTGGACGCACCGGCCGACGGCGGCCCCGCCACGCTCACCGTCGAGGTGCCCGCACTGGTCTGA
- the asnB gene encoding asparagine synthase (glutamine-hydrolyzing), whose protein sequence is MCGIVGWVSFDSDLWATEAVTTLDAMTETMACRGPDDRGTWIAPHAGLGHRRLAVIDLPGGRQPMSVKTPEGDVALVYSGEAYNFTELRTELTARGHRFVTDSDTEVVLHGYLEWGESVAERLNGMYAFALWDSRHDKLVMIRDRMGVKPLYYWPTPDGVLFGSEPKAIFANPVARPRVALDGLRELFALVKSPGHAVWDGMYEVEPGTVVTVDRGGLRRHVYWRLETRPHTDDRDASIARVRSLLDDIVSRQLVSDVPRCVLLSGGLDSSAVTLLAARQLARSGEKVRTFAVDFVGRTEHFVADALRTTPDTPFVHDVADRAGTLHRDIVLDPDALADPEVRARMIRARDIPMGLGDMDASLYLLFRAIREHSTVALSGESADEVFGGYLQFFDEEARSADTFPWLVRFAERFGEDAGMLRDDVNQALGLEGYIRDSYESAVAGIERLTGESDFEYRMRRICHLHLTRFVRILLDRKDRASMAVGLEVRVPFCDHRLVEYVYNAPWALKSFDGREKSLLREATADLLPRSVYERTKTPYPSTQDPKYAVALQGYAHDLLARPDHRVFDLIDRARLQRVADHDVPRITSASRRGLERTLDLAMWLDMYEPEVDLG, encoded by the coding sequence ATGTGTGGCATCGTCGGCTGGGTCTCCTTCGACAGTGATCTGTGGGCAACCGAGGCGGTCACGACGCTGGACGCGATGACGGAGACCATGGCCTGCCGGGGGCCCGACGACCGGGGGACCTGGATCGCCCCGCACGCGGGGCTCGGACACCGCCGGCTCGCGGTCATCGACCTGCCCGGCGGGCGCCAGCCCATGAGCGTCAAGACGCCCGAGGGGGACGTCGCCCTCGTCTACTCCGGTGAGGCGTACAACTTCACCGAACTCCGTACCGAGCTGACCGCCCGCGGGCACCGCTTCGTCACCGACTCGGACACCGAGGTCGTGCTGCACGGCTATCTGGAGTGGGGCGAGTCGGTCGCCGAACGGCTCAACGGCATGTACGCCTTCGCTCTCTGGGACAGCCGCCACGACAAGCTCGTCATGATCCGCGACCGGATGGGGGTCAAGCCCCTCTACTACTGGCCGACGCCCGACGGAGTGCTCTTCGGCTCGGAGCCCAAGGCGATCTTCGCCAATCCGGTGGCCCGGCCCCGGGTCGCCCTCGACGGGCTCCGGGAACTGTTCGCCCTGGTCAAGAGCCCCGGCCACGCCGTGTGGGACGGCATGTACGAGGTGGAGCCCGGCACGGTCGTCACCGTGGACCGCGGGGGTCTGCGCCGGCACGTCTACTGGCGGCTGGAGACCCGCCCGCACACCGACGACCGGGACGCCTCGATCGCCCGCGTACGGTCACTGCTCGACGACATCGTGTCCCGTCAACTGGTCTCCGACGTACCCCGCTGCGTCCTGCTCTCCGGCGGTCTCGACTCGTCCGCGGTCACCCTGCTCGCCGCCCGGCAGCTCGCCCGGAGCGGCGAGAAGGTCCGCACCTTCGCCGTCGACTTCGTCGGACGTACCGAGCACTTCGTCGCCGACGCACTGCGCACCACCCCCGACACGCCGTTCGTGCACGACGTGGCCGACCGCGCGGGCACCCTCCACCGCGACATCGTGCTCGACCCGGACGCCCTCGCCGACCCCGAGGTGCGCGCCCGGATGATCCGGGCCCGGGACATCCCCATGGGCCTCGGCGACATGGACGCCTCGCTCTATCTGCTCTTCCGGGCCATCCGCGAACACTCGACCGTCGCGCTGTCCGGCGAGTCGGCCGACGAGGTCTTCGGCGGCTACCTCCAGTTCTTCGACGAGGAGGCCCGCAGCGCCGACACCTTCCCCTGGCTGGTGCGGTTCGCCGAGCGCTTCGGCGAGGACGCGGGCATGCTCCGCGACGACGTGAACCAGGCCCTCGGCCTGGAGGGATACATCCGCGACAGCTACGAATCCGCCGTCGCCGGCATCGAACGGCTCACCGGCGAGAGCGATTTCGAGTACCGCATGCGCAGGATCTGCCACCTCCACCTGACCCGGTTCGTGCGCATCCTGCTCGACCGAAAGGACCGCGCGAGCATGGCCGTCGGCCTGGAGGTCCGGGTGCCGTTCTGCGACCACCGGCTCGTCGAGTACGTCTACAACGCCCCCTGGGCCCTGAAGTCCTTCGACGGCAGGGAGAAGAGCCTGCTGCGCGAGGCCACCGCGGACCTGCTTCCCCGGTCCGTGTACGAGCGGACCAAGACCCCCTATCCGTCGACCCAGGACCCGAAGTACGCCGTCGCCCTCCAGGGGTACGCCCACGACCTGCTCGCGCGCCCGGACCACCGGGTCTTCGACCTCATCGACCGTGCCCGGCTGCAACGGGTGGCCGACCACGACGTCCCCCGGATCACCTCGGCCTCCCGCCGCGGTCTGGAACGCACCCTGGACCTCGCGATGTGGCTCGACATGTACGAACCGGAGGTGGACCTCGGCTGA
- a CDS encoding prolyl oligopeptidase family serine peptidase → MVSTGAHGTWPSPIDARLAASHDGRPEYVGVVGDEVWWTEPRPAEAGRRALIRRRADGTSSSVLPAPWNVRSRVIEYGGQPWAGAARAEGGPLIVFVDFADQRLYAYAPDGPGEPRPLTPVSAVGGGLRWVDPQLHLGRGEHGEVWCVLEEFTGESPTELRRVIAAVPLDGSAADDRSAVRELTDDSHRFVTGPKLSPDGRRVAWIAWDHPRMPWDGTEVMLADVAEDGTFHHTWSFGGGPEESVPQIEWGADGQLIFASDRSGWWNLYRADPHRGRVALCPREQEFAGPLWKFGLSWFRPLENGLIATVHGRGTTTLGILDPQTGELVDIAGPWTEWAGSLAVDGSRVIGIAASPYTSYEVVELDTATGRTRIIGTPHEDAVDPAYYPQPEDRTFTGPDGREIHAHIYPPRSPDRTGPDGELPPYVVWAHGGPTGHAALVLDLEIAYFTSRGIGVAEVNYGGSTGYGRAYRNRLREQWGVVDVEDCAAVAEALAAEGTADARRLAIRGGSAGGWTTAASLTGTDVYACGTIIYPILDLTGWGTDETHDFESQYLESLVGPLAEVPARYEERSPVTRTDRLTTPFLLLQGLDDPICPPVQCERFLAEVEGRGIPHAYIAFEGEGHGFRRADTMIRALEAELSLYGQTFGIDRPDVPLLELKK, encoded by the coding sequence ATGGTGTCCACAGGGGCCCACGGAACATGGCCGTCGCCGATCGACGCGCGGCTGGCCGCCTCGCACGACGGCCGTCCCGAGTACGTCGGCGTGGTCGGCGACGAGGTGTGGTGGACGGAGCCGCGCCCCGCCGAGGCGGGCCGCCGCGCCCTGATCCGCCGTCGGGCGGACGGGACGAGCAGCAGTGTGCTGCCCGCTCCCTGGAACGTACGGAGCCGGGTCATCGAGTACGGCGGACAGCCCTGGGCCGGGGCCGCACGGGCCGAGGGCGGCCCGCTGATCGTCTTCGTCGACTTCGCCGACCAGCGGCTGTATGCCTACGCCCCCGACGGGCCCGGCGAACCCCGGCCGCTCACCCCGGTCTCGGCCGTCGGCGGCGGACTGCGCTGGGTCGACCCGCAGCTCCACCTCGGCCGGGGCGAGCACGGCGAAGTGTGGTGCGTCCTGGAGGAGTTCACCGGCGAGTCGCCCACCGAACTGCGCCGGGTGATCGCCGCAGTGCCCCTGGACGGCTCGGCCGCCGACGACCGGTCGGCGGTACGCGAACTCACCGACGACAGTCACCGCTTCGTCACCGGACCGAAGCTCTCGCCCGACGGGCGGCGGGTGGCCTGGATCGCCTGGGACCATCCGCGGATGCCGTGGGACGGTACCGAGGTGATGCTCGCGGACGTCGCCGAGGACGGCACGTTCCACCACACCTGGAGCTTCGGCGGCGGCCCCGAGGAATCGGTGCCGCAGATCGAATGGGGCGCCGACGGACAGCTCATTTTCGCCAGTGACCGCAGTGGTTGGTGGAATCTGTACCGCGCCGACCCGCACCGGGGCAGGGTCGCACTCTGCCCCCGGGAGCAGGAGTTCGCCGGACCGCTGTGGAAGTTCGGCCTCAGCTGGTTCCGGCCGCTGGAGAACGGCCTGATCGCCACCGTCCACGGCCGGGGCACCACCACGCTCGGCATCCTCGACCCGCAGACCGGCGAACTCGTCGACATCGCCGGGCCCTGGACCGAATGGGCCGGGTCGCTCGCCGTGGACGGCAGCCGGGTCATCGGCATCGCCGCGAGCCCGTACACCTCCTACGAGGTCGTCGAGCTGGACACCGCGACCGGCCGCACCCGGATCATCGGCACACCGCACGAGGACGCCGTTGACCCCGCCTATTACCCGCAGCCCGAGGACCGCACCTTCACCGGGCCCGACGGCCGGGAGATCCACGCCCACATCTACCCGCCGCGCAGCCCCGACCGGACCGGCCCCGACGGCGAACTGCCGCCCTATGTGGTCTGGGCACACGGTGGCCCCACCGGCCATGCCGCACTCGTGCTCGACCTGGAGATCGCCTACTTCACCTCGCGCGGCATCGGCGTCGCCGAGGTCAACTACGGCGGCTCCACCGGCTACGGCAGGGCCTACCGCAACCGGCTGCGTGAACAGTGGGGCGTCGTCGACGTCGAGGACTGCGCGGCCGTCGCCGAGGCGCTGGCCGCCGAGGGAACGGCCGACGCCCGGCGGCTCGCCATCCGGGGCGGCAGCGCCGGCGGCTGGACCACCGCGGCCTCACTGACCGGCACGGATGTCTACGCCTGCGGCACGATCATCTACCCCATCCTCGATCTGACCGGCTGGGGCACGGACGAGACCCATGACTTCGAGTCGCAGTACCTGGAGTCCCTGGTGGGCCCGCTCGCCGAGGTCCCGGCCCGCTACGAGGAGCGCTCGCCGGTCACCCGCACCGACCGGCTGACCACCCCCTTCCTCCTGCTCCAGGGGCTCGACGACCCGATCTGCCCGCCCGTGCAGTGCGAGCGGTTCCTGGCCGAGGTCGAAGGGCGCGGCATCCCGCACGCGTATATCGCCTTCGAGGGGGAGGGGCACGGGTTCCGGCGCGCCGACACCATGATCCGCGCACTGGAGGCCGAACTCTCCCTGTACGGCCAGACGTTCGGCATCGACCGCCCCGACGTACCGCTGCTGGAGCTGAAGAAGTGA
- a CDS encoding GNAT family N-acetyltransferase: MSETDCLAEGRRTAIRPYAQTDAEEFTTRARESRGIHRPWLFPPEDAPAYAAYAGRLIEDPTKTGFLVCERGSGSGEGAAGDRIAGFININNIVRGGFRCGALGYGAFAHATGRGLMSEGLGLVLRYAFGPLGLHRLEANIQPANEGSLALVKRAGFRLEGLSPDFLFIDGAWRDHERWAITAEMLR, from the coding sequence ATGTCTGAAACCGACTGTCTGGCCGAGGGACGGCGCACGGCGATCCGCCCCTACGCCCAGACGGATGCCGAAGAGTTCACCACCCGGGCGAGGGAGAGCAGGGGCATCCACCGCCCCTGGCTCTTCCCGCCCGAGGACGCCCCCGCGTACGCCGCCTACGCGGGCCGGCTGATCGAGGACCCCACGAAGACGGGCTTCCTGGTCTGCGAACGCGGGAGCGGCAGCGGTGAGGGCGCGGCCGGTGACCGGATCGCGGGGTTCATCAACATCAACAACATCGTCCGCGGCGGGTTCCGGTGCGGGGCGCTCGGATACGGGGCCTTCGCCCATGCGACGGGGCGCGGCCTGATGAGCGAGGGGCTGGGCCTGGTCCTGCGGTACGCGTTCGGGCCGCTCGGCCTGCACCGCCTGGAAGCCAACATCCAGCCCGCCAACGAGGGTTCGCTCGCCCTCGTCAAACGGGCCGGATTCCGCCTCGAAGGGCTCTCGCCGGACTTCCTCTTCATCGACGGAGCCTGGCGCGACCACGAGCGGTGGGCGATCACGGCCGAGATGCTCCGCTAG